A region of the Amycolatopsis sp. cg13 genome:
ATGCCGCCCGCGGGCGGCGGCGCGAAGACCGAGAACTACTTCTTCAACGCCCAGGACGTGTTGTCGTACACGAGCGCGAAGCTCTTCGGCGTCAACATGGGCGAGGCGGTCAACAACGGCGTCGGCGCCGTCGCGGGCCACGTCGCGAACGGCGGGTGGCACTGGGAGGTCCTCCCGGTCGCGCTGCCGCTGATGATCATCGCCTCGATCGCCACGCACCTCACCGCGCGCCACTCGGTCTCCCGGCAGAACGCGTCGGCCGCGGGCACCGCGCAGACCGCGATCATGAACAAGCTCACCATGTACGTCTTCCCGCTCGGCGTGCTCGTGTTCGGTGCGTTCTTCCCGCTCGGCCTTCTCTTCTACTGGCTGGCGAACAACGGCTGGACGCTCATGCAGCAGCGCCTCGTCTACACGAAGATCGACAAGGAAGAGGCGGCCCGCAAGGCGGAGGCGGCCGAGAAGCGCGCGTCGCTCGGCCCGAAGCCGGGCCAGAAGCCGACCGCGCCGAAGGTCGGGCAGAAGCCGGTGCAGCAGAAGAAGAACCAGCAGCAGGGTCAGCAGGGCAAGGTGACCAAGGCGGGTTCGGCGCACGGTTTCGCGCAGACCGCCACCGGCGGCAAGTCCGGCAACGCGAAGTCCGGCAGTGCCGCGTCGTCCGAGACGAAGGCAGCCGAACCGGCGGAGAGCGCGCCGGAGCAGACGTCGAACCAGAACGGATCGAAGGAGAACGGCACCGGAGTGCCCGGGCTCCTCAAGGACTCGAACAGGAAGTCGGGCCGGAAGCGTCGCTGACGCTTCGGGTTCGGAGAGGAGACTGAAGATGTCGGAGACG
Encoded here:
- the yidC gene encoding membrane protein insertase YidC; its protein translation is MLDFIYYPVSFILWCWHKVFGFVFGEATAISWILGIIFLTFTVRGIMFKPFVNQVRSMKKMQDFAPEMKKIQKKYANDRQRQAQEMQKLQREHGVNPLGSCLPMILQIPVFIGLNHVLRAFTMPPAGGGAKTENYFFNAQDVLSYTSAKLFGVNMGEAVNNGVGAVAGHVANGGWHWEVLPVALPLMIIASIATHLTARHSVSRQNASAAGTAQTAIMNKLTMYVFPLGVLVFGAFFPLGLLFYWLANNGWTLMQQRLVYTKIDKEEAARKAEAAEKRASLGPKPGQKPTAPKVGQKPVQQKKNQQQGQQGKVTKAGSAHGFAQTATGGKSGNAKSGSAASSETKAAEPAESAPEQTSNQNGSKENGTGVPGLLKDSNRKSGRKRR